Within the Malus sylvestris chromosome 4, drMalSylv7.2, whole genome shotgun sequence genome, the region GTCAATCCCATTTTCTTCGGCAAATTTCCAGGCGGCCTGCTCAGCTAAAGTTTTTGAGAGACGATACCATTGCTGAACAAATGAAGAAGGGAGTTCATATGAGTTTGTAGTCATCATCATGTACTACATTGTCTTGTGTTATGCTTACCTCTATATTCAAAATTATAAATAGAACGGGAACGTACACAGACATACCTTGATCTTCTCACAAAAAAGTGGATCCGAATAGTATGTTTCGTCCACAACCACATCAGAGGTCAGAGGTTTTCCAGTCGACATTACTGCAGCCATAGAAGATGTCATAACCACTCTCTTAACAGCGGGGAATTTCACGCATGATTGTAGAACATTAAGCGTTCCTTTAACTGCAGGCTCAACTAATTCAGCCTGAAAtatggaagaagaaaaatatcagGCTGGTTTCTACATCATTGTTGAAAGCATATCGATTTTCTAACAACATAGTTGGAATATTTGAAGCATGAAGTGAAAGGGCAAACCTGTGGGTCAGTGACTGAAAATTGAACAGGAGATGCTGTATGAAAAACACCAACACATCCATCAACTACAGCGTCGAAAGATCCTTCTTCTAGTAAATCTGCTTTGAACAAATGAAGCCTTTCTTTTGCTCCATCTAGTGAGAGTAAGTGTTCTGTTTTGTTTGTATCATCTGTGGAATGCATAAAAAGAACTACTGAGTTGGCCCAA harbors:
- the LOC126618059 gene encoding phenylacetaldehyde reductase-like isoform X2: MSGETKVVCVTGASGYVASWLVKLLLQRGYAVKASVRDPNDTNKTEHLLSLDGAKERLHLFKADLLEEGSFDAVVDGCVGVFHTASPVQFSVTDPQAELVEPAVKGTLNVLQSCVKFPAVKRVVMTSSMAAVMSTGKPLTSDVVVDETYYSDPLFCEKIKQWYRLSKTLAEQAAWKFAEENGIDLVTLHPGFTIGPLLRPTLNISIKFFQNLMSVAQVADGPDTLKILQQLYPTLCLPEFGNPSDSKFQVSIEKAKGLGINFLPLEKSIRDTVESLKEKGFLNI